From a region of the Vanrija pseudolonga chromosome 2, complete sequence genome:
- the asaE_20 gene encoding MFS transporter asaE, with the protein MDTNDDTDATATGIELGSVTHARRRSSAGAGAGARPFATAFALTPLEPAGEDTSAAVSSAFASTDTDDTATAGMTIAERRASRGSRSESFAFANRTIAIPQLTPPPDSPFEDDDERAELEAKLPAPSPVALPDSLGVATAPSIGASVPPTPAETPTPWRISAELERGGYFASLQATEPATESTEQLGAVETEREIPGLPPIDGGRAALLFLLGACLTEGIVWGLPYSIGVLHEYWLSTMFKDGNAEGTLTMASTLPTAMLQFLGLPLGPIFAAMPWHERRIQFAGIAIAALSLVASAYVTKPWHLVITFGILYPASGAVYLPFAANLFQWYHKYIGLATGAMICGTGIGGTVYPFIVTSLLARIGYKWTMISMGVSFALLLSPLVLLNKRRIPVSRFPTSRDHAAPRLDWGWLRHPSPWVAFACIFITSLGGFIPLVWIPSFAVAVNATKPGGTALVALMNALTIPGNLLAGHLSDRLPVRFVMGVYCAIATAACLVFWGVLGTTPGALLAFALVWAMTAGCQPAMWATMIKVFARGDQNVPPLAFGIVMSLRSVGSLTSGPLSTALLKAPPMHGSIGAFGHTNYGTLISFVAAMTFGGTLTMFAFPSK; encoded by the exons ATGGACaccaacgacgacacggacgcaACGGCCACCGGCATCGAGCTGGGTAGCGTcacgcacgcgcggcgcaggtcgagcgccggcgccggtgctggcgctcggcccTTCGCGACGGCGTTTGCGctcacgccgctcgagcCGGCCGGAGAGGacacctccgccgccgtgtcctcCGCCTTCGCAAGCACAgacaccgacgacaccgcAACGGCGGGCATGACcatcgccgagcggcgcgcatCGCGCGGCTCCCGCTCCGAGTCGTTCGCGTTCGCCAACCGCACCATCGCGATCCcgcagctcacgcccccaCCCGACTCACcgttcgaggacgacgacgagcgcgccgagctcgaggcaaAGTTgcctgcgccgagcccgGTCGCGctgcccgactcgctcggcgtcgcgactgCGCCGAGCAtcggcgccagcgtgccCCCCACGCCGGCGGAGACGCCGACCCCGTGGCGTATCTCCGCggagctggagcgcggcggaTACTTTGCGAGCCTGCAGGCCACCGAGCCGGCCACCGAGAGCACGGAGCAGCTGGGCGCCGTCGAGACGGAACGCGAGATCCCCGGCCTCCCGCCcatcgacggcggccgcgccgcgctcctcttcctcctgGGTGCCTGCCTCACCGAGGGCATCGTCTGGGGCTTGCCCTACTCGATCGGTGTGCTGCACGAGTACTGGCTCAGCACCATGTTCAAGGACGGCAACGCCGAGGGCACGCTGACCATGGCGTCCACTCTGCCCACCGCCATGCTCCAGTTCCTCGGCCTGCCTCTCGGCCC GATCTTTGCCGCCATGCCATGGCACGAGCGCCGCATTCAATTCGCCGGCATCGCCATCGCGGccctctcgctcgtcgcgtcggcgtaTGTCACCAAGCCCTGGCACCTCGTCATCACCTTTGGCATCCTGTACCCGGCCTCGGGGGCCGTCTACCTCCCCTTCGCAGCCAACCTGTTCCAATGGTACCACAAGTACATTGGCCTGGCTACCGGCGCCATGATCTGCGGCACGGGCATCGGCGGCACCGTGTATCCGTTCATCGTGACGAGTCTCCTCGCTCGCATCGGGTACAAGTGGACCATGATCAGCATGGGGGTGAGCTTTGCGCTGCTCCTCTccccgctcgtgctcctcaaCAAGCGGCGTATCCCCGTCTCGCGCTTCCCCACCTCGCGAGACCACGCCGCACCCCGCCTCGACTGGGGATGGCTGCGCCACCCGTCACCGTGGGTCGCGTTCGCCTGCATCTTCATCACGTCGCTCGGCGGTTTCATCCCGCTCGTGTGGATCCCGTCgttcgccgtcgccgtcaacgCGACCAAGCCCGGAGGCACTGctctcgtcgcgctcatgAACGCGCTCACCATCCCCGGTAACCTGCTCGCGGGACACTTGTCCGACCGCCTGCCAGTACGTTTCGTCATGGGCGTGTACTGCGCCATCGCGACGGCCGCATGCCTCGTGTTCTGGGGCGTTCTCGGCACCACACCCGGCGCACTGCTTGCCTTTGCGCTTGTCTGGGCCATGACGGCGGGATGTCAGCCGGCCATGTGGGCAACCATGATCAAGGTGTTTGCGCGCGGCGATCAGAAcgtgccgccgctggccttTGGCATTGTCATGAGCCTCCGGTCGGTGGGCAGTCTCACCTCTGGCCCGCTCTCGACGGCGCTCCTCAAGGCCCCTCCGATGCACGGATCCATCGGCGCGTTCGGCCACACCAACTATGGCACCCTCATCAGCTTTGTCGCTGCCATGACATTTGGCGGTACGCTGACCATGTTCGCCTTCCCATCCAAGTAA
- the SAT17_3 gene encoding Taurine hydroxylase-like protein SAT17 → MAPIATPVLAEQPARTTPWKPNVQGLTSGQHEPVFSLLEPYDNFPKQITGPTVWTREELLENPSYWKHQWTDELIAEVEEAHAAFEATGKPITAITKDTWHFGPKVHAFLRDIRASLIDGRGVALLQGLPVDRWSVEKSAAIYVGIGTVFGYTLSQNGKGHVLGHVKDLGNDPTQIHKVRIYSTAARQFFHADAGDIVGLLCLHRAKEGGESDIVSAHNLWNTIQAERPDVAEVLATPNWYFDRKGEQSEGQNGWVRKAVSAESAGGRGGCLAAHRRRVVVSLTDAHQVFYYYEGHVISHYDPYFVKSTGRYVEAGLIPALSEAQTEAIQVLEDTAQRLALHMILQVGDIQLLADTHVFHARTAFVDHAPPAPRRHLLRLWLSTPVAEGGWKRPFPDSDYIKRGGIQVNSQVETYPLDGE, encoded by the exons ATGGCACCCATCGCTACCCCCGTCTTGGCTGAGCAGcccgcccgcaccaccccgTGGAAGCCCAACGTCCAAGGCCTCACCTCTGGCCAGCACGAGCCCGTCTTCTCCCTGCTCGAGCCGTACGACAACTTCCCGAAGCAGATCACCGGCCCGACAGTGTGgacgcgcgaggagctgctcgagaaCCCCAGCTACTGGAAGCACCAGTGGACCGATGAGCTgattgccgaggtcgaggaggcgcatGCTGCCTTCGAGGCCACCGGCAAGCCGATCACGGCGATCACCAAG GACACTTGGCACTTTGGCCCCAAGGTGCACGCGTTCCTGCGCGACATCCGCGCGTCGCTGatcgacggccgcggcgtggcaCTCCTCCAGGGACTGCCGGTCGACCGCTGGTCCGTGGAGAAGAGCGCTGCGATCtacgtcggcatcggcacaGTGTTCGGCTACACGCTCAGCCAGAACGGCAAGGGCCATGTGCTGGGCCacgtcaaggacctcggcaACGACCCGACCCAGATCCACAAGGTGCGCATCTACTCGACTGCCGCGCGCCAGTTCttccacgccgacgcgggggatatcgtcggcctcctgtgcctccaccgcgcgaaggagggcggcgagtcggacaTTGTCTCGGCGCACAACCTGTGGAACACGATCCAGGCCGAGCGCCCGgatgtcgccgaggtgctcgcgacgCCCAACTGGTACTTTGACCGCAAgggcgagcagagcgaggGCCAGAACGGCTGGGTCCGCAAGGCGGTAAGTGCGGAAAGTGCgggcggccggggcgggtGCCTCGCGGCCCaccgtcgacgcgtcgtggtCTCGCTGACTGACGCCCACCAGGTCTTCTACTACTACGAGGGTCACGTCATCTCCCACTACGACCCGTACTTTGTCAAGTCGACCGGGCGCTACGTCGAGGCTGGCCTGATTCCCGCGCTGTCAGAGGCACAGACCGAGGCGATccaggtgctcgaggacacggcgcagcgcctgGCGCTGCACATGATCCTGCAGGTGGGCGACATCCAGCTGTTGGCCGACACGCACGTGTTccacgcgcgcaccgcgtTTGTGGATCACGCCCCGCctgcaccccgccgccacctgcTGCGTCTGTGGCTCTCAAcacccgtcgccgagggcggaTGGAAGCGCCCGTTCCCCGACTCGGACTACATCAAGCGCGGCGGCATCCAGGTCAACTCGCAGGTCGAGACGTACCCCCTTGACGGCGAGTAG
- the sfnG_1 gene encoding FMNH(2)-dependent dimethylsulfone monooxygenase — MAPLNFAFWVPNVSRGLVNSKVPQRTSHDLDYNIKLAQIAEDKGFTFALTQIRFMSAHDGDEQYESVSYSHALLAQTKRLNVIAAILPGPWHPALTAKTFASIDHYTGGRVSINVVSGWYKQEQAAMGVEWPEHDGRYVRSTEFIRSIRGLWNEKSFSFDGQYYKFDNYSMEPKPAIRVSTSSPSTTHGTLHSSQPPTEGTRGPIIFMGGNSAAARRMAGTDADWFFLNGNDDETFSKWILDVRANAQAAGRRIKVGIHGFVIAKETTEEAYLQLNHIVNGANPEQVSQLYEAFKEAGKSAPEGEGMWAKANFKDLVQYNEGFRTGLIGSYDDVARRIIQLKALGADLVLTAYLHFQEELAEFGDKVIPLVRQYEQEAIDSGEALSWPTFENYPVPEDVAAKWAHKKVSGTVDHIAVAEQLASKKRANGDANGDANGDVNGHGDAKRIKV, encoded by the exons atggccccaCTCAACTTCGCCTTCTGGGTGCCCAACGTCTcgcgcggcctcgtcaacTCCAAGGTGCCGCAGCGGACATCCCATGACCTCGACTACAACATCAAGCTGGCGCAGATTGCCGAGGACAAGGGGTTCACATTCGCGCTCACCCAGATCCGGTTCATGagcgcgcacgacggcgacgagcagtaCGAG TCCGTGTCCTACTCGCACGCGCTGCTTGCCCAGACCAAGCGGCTCAATgtcatcgccgccatcctCCCCGGCCCATGGCACCCCGCATTGACCGCCAAGACGTTCGCATCGATCGACCACTACACTGGCGGCCGGGTGTCGATCAACGTCGTCTCGGGCTGGTACAAGCAGGAGCAGGCGGCGATGGGTGTCGAGTGGCCCGAG CACGACGGTCGCTACGTCCGGTCGACCGAGTTCATCCGCTCCATCCGTGGCCTGTGGAACGAGAAGTCGTTCTCCTTCGACGGACAGTACTACAAGTTTGACAACTACTCGATGGAGCCCAAGCCAGCCATCCgcgtctcgacgtcgtcgccatcgaccACGCACGGCACGTTGCACTCGTCCCAGCCGCCGACAGAGGGGACTCGCGGGCCGATCATCTTCATGGGTGGCaactcggccgcggcgcggcgcatgGCCGGCACTGACGCCGACTGGTTCTTCCTcaacggcaacgacgacgagacgtTCTCCAAGTGGATCTTGGACGTTCGCGCCAACGCACAagctgccggccggcggATCAAGGTTGGCATTCA TGGCTTCGTTATCGCCAAGGAGACCACAGAAGAAGCCTACCTCCAGCTCAACCACATTGTCAACGGTGCCAACCCGGAGCAGGTCAGCCAGCTGTACGAGGCGTTCAAGGAGGCAGGCAAGTCGgcgcccgagggcgagggcatgTGGGCCAAGGCCAACTTCAAGGACTTGGTCCAGTACAACGAGGGCTTCAGGACTGGCCTGATTGGCAgctacgacgacgtcgcgcggcgcatcatccagctcaaggcgctcggcgccgacctcgtgcTCACCGCGTACCTCCACTTccaggaggagctcgccgagttTGGCGACAAGGTCATCCCCCTCGTGCGGCAGTATGAGCAGGAGGCGATCGACAGTGGCGAGGCCCTGTCATGGCCCACGTTTGAGAACTACCCCGTGCCCGAGGACGTTGCCGCCAAGTGGGCGCACAAGAAGGTCAGCGGCACAGTCGACCACATTGCCGTCGCTGAGCAGCTGGCGTCCAAGAAGcgcgccaacggcgacgccAATGGGGATGCCAACGGAGATGTCAATGGCCATGGGGATGCCAAGCGCATCAAGGTGTAG
- the SPAC2E1P3.01_1 gene encoding Zinc-type alcohol dehydrogenase-like protein: MTRHTKRQHALLAAIPSPKTDAWTWTEDHPHPDVGADEVLIETHYVALNPVDWKGVKYRFGLTPEPKVMGRDGSGIVVAVGDGVTDLVAGDRVWYCSNTALPHSGAFQHFSLHRASQVGKVPPSVSLQSAAAIGTGFLTAAVLLFKCFGFPVSKANVCRGRKTGPWIFITAGASSTGIYLIQLAHRLGLRVITTASKPNHAYLKSLGADVVLKRHDKDHELVHIIRKYTEDGVLLAVDNIGPKHSAVAREILAGSTAWRAEHHITTPSDDTTGRLVSIAGSPKEVPVFPDAVRAVDEIRISFSTTFYGQPEFAREIVNFVYSQLERGLLVPQRVFLDTSGLSGVRAALDVLEAGKVPSGYKLVVGGLKPLPSEAQIFTERASAKARGRLEKRKHYHLDYDLFDLDDLEFDPDAEDAWPPSRKIARSTKPASAPLPSAAAPAATVHSTVA; the protein is encoded by the exons atgacaCGGCACACCAAGCGCCAGCAtgcgcttctcgccgccaTTCCATCGCCAAAAACCGACGCGTGGACATGGACAGAGGATCACCCGCAccccgacgtcggcgcggacgaggtCCTCATCGAGACGCACTACGTCGCGCTCAACCCCGTCGACTGGAAGGGCGTAAAGTACCGCTTCGGCCTGACCCCCGAGCCCAAGGTCATGGGCCGTGATGGCTCCGGCatcgtcgtggccgtcggcgacggcgtgacgGACCTCGTCGCAGGCGACAGG GTTTGGTACTGCTCCAACACTGCGCTGCCGCACTCGGGCGCGTTCCAGCACTTCTCGCTGCACCGCGCGAGCCAGGTCGGCAAGGTGCCCCCGAGCGTGAGCTTGCAGTCGGCTGCCGCCATCGGCACAGGCttcctcaccgccgccgtgctgctATTCAAGTGCTTTGGCTTCCCGGTCAGCAAGGCGAACGTGTGCCGCGGGCGCAAGACGGGGCCATGGATCTT CATCACCGCAGGCGCAAGCTCCACGGGTATCTACCTCATCCAGCTGGCCCACCGCCTCGGCTTGAGGGTGATCACGACGGCGTCAAAACCCAACCACGCGTACCTCaagtcgctcggcgccgacgtcgtgctcaAGCGCCACGACAAGGACCACGAGCTGGTGCACATTATCCGCAAGTAtaccgaggacggcgtcctcctcgccgtcgacaacaTTGGGCCCAAGcactcggccgtcgcgcgtgaGATCCTcgccggctcgacggcgtggcgcgccgagcaccacATCACCACCCCATCAGACGATACAACCGGCCGACTGGTGTCGATCGCCGGCTCGCCAAAAGAGGTGCCCGTGTTCCCTgatgccgtgcgcgccgtcgacgagatcCGCATCTCGTTCAGCACGACGTTCTACGGGCAGCCGGAGTTCGCCCGCGAGATTGTCAACTTTGTCTactcgcagctcgagcgcggcctgctCGTCCCCCAGCGCGTGTTCCTCGACACCTCTGGCCTGTCGGGCGTGcgtgccgcgctcgacgtgctcgaggcgggcaaAGTGCCCTCAGGGTACAAGCTCGTCGTGGGCGGCCTCAAGCCCCTGCCATCCGAGGCTCAAATCTTCACCGAGCGCGCGTCTGCCAAGGCGCGCGGACGCCTCGAGAAGCGCAAGCACTACCACTTGGACTACGACCTCTtcgaccttgacgacctcgagttTGACCCAGATGCCGAGGATGCTTGGCCACCCAGCCGCAAGATTGCGAGGTCGACCAAGCCTGCTTCTGCTCCTCTGCcctccgccgctgcccccgctgccACTGTCCACTCGACTGTGGCCTAA